The Parambassis ranga chromosome 14, fParRan2.1, whole genome shotgun sequence genome includes a window with the following:
- the bud13 gene encoding BUD13 homolog isoform X2 — MAASVGSKKGPELSKAEYLKRYLSADEDPKKSKGKIKKKRRKLPGKGLKIVDDDIDWKQMVQEQAEIEEDEEEAPVIAEVIDDRPDEVKQLEAFRTSNRWKVIGADDDKEEEEGIEDQHTELAASSKSLQDSPELSAKKRKHDSPVRKNRHDSPDISPPRCGRHDSPDISPPRRGRHDSPDISPPRRGRHDSPDLSPPKQHSGKSGRVQSKDSSPSERKPSSSLSNKKRSPQTKRVQKRHDSDSDQSPPRKKTLKGDASDSDQSPPRRHSKTRRGSDSDQSPPRRRPQSGKDLDPDLSPPRRPGQSQGQRMLSGGKAGLVFVDILRKEQKENRRRDRNNQPLEDESRNAQTVFRDKSGKRRDLDSEREEQRKKAGEKAAKDEKYAQWGKGLAQGKMQQQRLEDAVIEAQKPLARHYGDEDLDRMLREQEREGDPMAAMLRRKKDRNPKTQEIPRYKGPAPPPNRFNLLPGYRWDGVDRSNGFEQKRYLRIADKKAVQEAAYKWSVEDM, encoded by the exons ATGGCTGCTTCCGTTGGTAGCAAAAAGGGACCGGAGCTGTCTAAGGCTGAATACCTTAAACGTTACTTATCAGCTGACGAAGATCCCAAGAAATCaaaagggaaaataaaaaagaagcgGCGTAAGCTTCCTGGAAAAGG ACTTAAAATAGTAGACGATGACATAGACTGGAAACAAATGGTCCAAGAACAGGCGGAGATTGAAGAGGACGAAGAAGAAGCTCCAGTG ATTGCCGAGGTCATTGATGATCGACCAGACGAGGTAAAGCAGCTGGAAGCCTTCAGAACCAGCAACAGGTGGAAAGTTATTGGAG CTGATGATgataaagaggaggaagaggggataGAGGATCAACACACAGAGCTTGCTGCATCAAGTAAGAGCCTTCAGGACTCGCCAGAGctgtcagcaaaaaaaagaaaacatgattcTCCTGTCAGAAAGAACCGCCACGATTCTCCAGACATATCGCCTCCCAGGTGTGGTCGCCATGATTCTCCAGACATATCACCTCCCAGGAGAGGTCGCCACGATTCTCCGGACATATCACCTCCCAGGAGAGGTCGCCATGATTCTCCAGACCTGTCACCTCCCAAGCAACATTCAGGGAAGTCAGGGAGGGTCCAAAGTAAAG ATTCCTCCCCCAGTGAAAGAAAGCCCAGCTCATCGTTATCAAATAAAAAGAGGTCACCACAGACTAAGAGGGTTCAGAAAAGACATGATTCAGACTCTGATCAATCCCCTCCAcggaaaaaaacactgaagggGGATGCTTCGGACTCAGACCAATCTCCTCCAAGAAGGCACTCAAAAACGAGACGTGGCTCTGATTCTGACCAGTCCCCACCCAGGAGGCGGCCACAGAGTGGAAAAGACTTAGATCCTGATCTGTCACCACCTCGCAGACCTGGCCAGTCACAA GGCCAGAGGATGCTTTCTGGTGGTAAGGCAGGGCTGGTTTTTGTTGATATTTTAAGGAAAGAGCAGAAGGAGAACCGacgcagagacagaaacaatcAACCACTAGAAG ATGAATCCCGCAATGCCCAGACTGTGTTCCGAGACAAAAGTGGCAAAAGAAGGGATTTGGACtcggagagagaggaacagaggAAGAAAGCTGGAGAAAAAGCAGCAAAGGATGAGAAATATGCTCAGTGGGGGAAAGG gttagCTCAAGGCAAGATGCAACAGCAGAGACTTGAGGATGCAGTGATTGAAGCTCAGAAGCCACTGGCACGCCACTATGGTGATGAAGACCTGGACCGGATGctgagagagcaagagagggaaggggatccTATGGCTGCAATGCTGAGGCGAAAAAAGGATCGCAACCCAAAAACACAAG agaTACCTCGATACAAAGGCCCTGCGCCCCCTCCAAACAGGTTCAATCTTCTTCCAGGCTATCGCTGGGATGGAGTTgacag GTCAAATGGTTTTGAACAGAAACGCTACTTGCGGATTGCAGATAAAAAAGCTGTCCAGGAGGCAGCTTATAAATGGAGTGTGGAGGACATGTGA
- the bud13 gene encoding BUD13 homolog isoform X1, giving the protein MAASVGSKKGPELSKAEYLKRYLSADEDPKKSKGKIKKKRRKLPGKGLKIVDDDIDWKQMVQEQAEIEEDEEEAPVIAEVIDDRPDEVKQLEAFRTSNRWKVIGADDDKEEEEGIEDQHTELAASSKSLQDSPELSAKKRKHDSPVRKNRHDSPDISPPRCGRHDSPDISPPRRGRHDSPDISPPRRGRHDSPDLSPPKQHSGKSGRVQSKDSSPSERKPSSSLSNKKRSPQTKRVQKRHDSDSDQSPPRKKTLKGDASDSDQSPPRRHSKTRRGSDSDQSPPRRRPQSGKDLDPDLSPPRRPGQSQVKCSDWCKVWFALKLLSDLLTFFQGQRMLSGGKAGLVFVDILRKEQKENRRRDRNNQPLEDESRNAQTVFRDKSGKRRDLDSEREEQRKKAGEKAAKDEKYAQWGKGLAQGKMQQQRLEDAVIEAQKPLARHYGDEDLDRMLREQEREGDPMAAMLRRKKDRNPKTQEIPRYKGPAPPPNRFNLLPGYRWDGVDRSNGFEQKRYLRIADKKAVQEAAYKWSVEDM; this is encoded by the exons ATGGCTGCTTCCGTTGGTAGCAAAAAGGGACCGGAGCTGTCTAAGGCTGAATACCTTAAACGTTACTTATCAGCTGACGAAGATCCCAAGAAATCaaaagggaaaataaaaaagaagcgGCGTAAGCTTCCTGGAAAAGG ACTTAAAATAGTAGACGATGACATAGACTGGAAACAAATGGTCCAAGAACAGGCGGAGATTGAAGAGGACGAAGAAGAAGCTCCAGTG ATTGCCGAGGTCATTGATGATCGACCAGACGAGGTAAAGCAGCTGGAAGCCTTCAGAACCAGCAACAGGTGGAAAGTTATTGGAG CTGATGATgataaagaggaggaagaggggataGAGGATCAACACACAGAGCTTGCTGCATCAAGTAAGAGCCTTCAGGACTCGCCAGAGctgtcagcaaaaaaaagaaaacatgattcTCCTGTCAGAAAGAACCGCCACGATTCTCCAGACATATCGCCTCCCAGGTGTGGTCGCCATGATTCTCCAGACATATCACCTCCCAGGAGAGGTCGCCACGATTCTCCGGACATATCACCTCCCAGGAGAGGTCGCCATGATTCTCCAGACCTGTCACCTCCCAAGCAACATTCAGGGAAGTCAGGGAGGGTCCAAAGTAAAG ATTCCTCCCCCAGTGAAAGAAAGCCCAGCTCATCGTTATCAAATAAAAAGAGGTCACCACAGACTAAGAGGGTTCAGAAAAGACATGATTCAGACTCTGATCAATCCCCTCCAcggaaaaaaacactgaagggGGATGCTTCGGACTCAGACCAATCTCCTCCAAGAAGGCACTCAAAAACGAGACGTGGCTCTGATTCTGACCAGTCCCCACCCAGGAGGCGGCCACAGAGTGGAAAAGACTTAGATCCTGATCTGTCACCACCTCGCAGACCTGGCCAGTCACAAGTAAAATGCAGTGATTGGTGTAAAGTTTGGTTTGCCTTGAAATTGTTAAGTGATTTATTAACTTTTTTTCAGGGCCAGAGGATGCTTTCTGGTGGTAAGGCAGGGCTGGTTTTTGTTGATATTTTAAGGAAAGAGCAGAAGGAGAACCGacgcagagacagaaacaatcAACCACTAGAAG ATGAATCCCGCAATGCCCAGACTGTGTTCCGAGACAAAAGTGGCAAAAGAAGGGATTTGGACtcggagagagaggaacagaggAAGAAAGCTGGAGAAAAAGCAGCAAAGGATGAGAAATATGCTCAGTGGGGGAAAGG gttagCTCAAGGCAAGATGCAACAGCAGAGACTTGAGGATGCAGTGATTGAAGCTCAGAAGCCACTGGCACGCCACTATGGTGATGAAGACCTGGACCGGATGctgagagagcaagagagggaaggggatccTATGGCTGCAATGCTGAGGCGAAAAAAGGATCGCAACCCAAAAACACAAG agaTACCTCGATACAAAGGCCCTGCGCCCCCTCCAAACAGGTTCAATCTTCTTCCAGGCTATCGCTGGGATGGAGTTgacag GTCAAATGGTTTTGAACAGAAACGCTACTTGCGGATTGCAGATAAAAAAGCTGTCCAGGAGGCAGCTTATAAATGGAGTGTGGAGGACATGTGA
- the snrnp35 gene encoding U11/U12 small nuclear ribonucleoprotein 35 kDa protein codes for MVDWSPIAKVYDPLKAGSIDGTDVEPHDRAVWRAMGARYKPNKGVVGDPLLTLYVARLNPQTTEDKLHQVFSKYGDIQRLRLVRDIVTGFSKCYAFIEYKEERSVVRARREANLLVVDQHEVFVDFEQERTLKGWVPRRLGGGLGGKKESGQLRFGGRDRPFRKPINIGVGPVQERGGGRGRGWERSGERVREQRDRSREAEWGSRERRDNRDRGRERDDRRHGDRSRHWERR; via the coding sequence ATGGTTGACTGGAGTCCGATAGCCAAAGTGTACGACCCGCTGAAAGCTGGGAGCATCGACGGCACGGACGTGGAGCCCCATGACCGGGCGGTATGGAGGGCCATGGGCGCTCGCTATAAGCCCAACAAAGGCGTTGTTGGAGACCCACTGCTTACACTGTATGTGGCCCGGCTGAACCCCCAGACAACGGAGGATAAACTCCACCAGGTATTTTCTAAATACGGAGACATTCAACGGCTCCGACTGGTCCGGGACATCGTCACAGGTTTCTCTAAATGTTACGCCTTCATTGAATATAAAGAGGAAAGGTCCGTTGTCCGGGCCCGACGGGAAGCCAACTTGCTGGTGGTAGACCAGCACGAAGTGTTTGTGGATTTTGAACAGGAAAGGACTCTTAAAGGTTGGGTGCCTCGGAGGCTCGGTGGCGGGCTGGGAGGGAAAAAGGAATCCGGACAGCTGCGGTTCGGGGGCAGGGACAGACCTTTCCGCAAACCCATTAACATCGGGGTAGGACCGGTTCAGGAACGGGGAGGGGGTCGAGGTAGGGggtgggagagatcaggggagAGAGTCAGGGAGCAGCGGGACCGAAGCAGAGAAGCAGAGtggggcagcagagagagaagagataaccgagacagaggcagagaaagagatgaTCGCAGACACGGAGACAGGAGCAGACACTGGGAGAGGAGATGA